DNA from Chloroflexota bacterium:
AAGGACTCGCAATGACAGCAAAATTTACAGAGATGTAGGGACTGGTCTTTAGACCTGTCCGAAGCGGACAGACCTGAAGGTCTGTCCCTACGTGAGATTCTTCGATGGGCCCAGAATGACAGGTAATGAATGGTGACAAATAATTCACAGCCAGTGGGCTGCCTCCTTGGCGTAGTAAGTTATGATTATATCAGCCCCGGCTCTTTTGATGGCGGTGAGTATTTCCAGGACTATTCCTCTCTCATCCAGCCAGCCTTGCTGCGCCGCTGCTTTCACCATGGCGTACTCGCCGCTAACGCTGTAAGCAGCCAATGGGTGATTGAAGATATCACGCACCTTGCGTATTACATCCAGACAAGGCAAGGCTGGCTTGACCATGACGATGTCCGCACCCTCGGCTATGTCCTGCTCTATCTCTCTCAAAGCCTCCCGCCAGTTGGGCGGGTCCGTCTGGTAAGAGCGGCGGTCGCCGAACTGCGGCGCCGACTCAGCAGCTTCACGGAAAGGCCCATAAAAGGCAGAGGCATATTTAGCGGCATAAGCCAGAATTGGGATATTGTGAAAGCCGTTTCTGTCTAACGCCTGCCGAATCGCCTTTACCCTGCCATCCATCATATCTGAAGGAGCTACCATATCAGCGCCGGCTTCAGCATGAGATAAAGCTGTTTTGGCAAGTAGTTTCAAAGTTTTATCGTTGTCGACATAGCCATCCACGACAACACCGCAGTGGCCATGACTTGTATATTCACATAGGCAGACATCGGTTATCACCAGTAACTCAGGGCTCGTCTTTTTGATAGCTCGTATTGCCTGCTGGATCACTCCCTTTGGGTGATAGGCTGAGGAGCCGATTTCATCTTTCTTTCGGGGTATGCCGAAAAGTGTTATTGCTGGAATGCCAAGCTTAGCGATTTCCTCGGCTTCCTTAGGCAGCAGGTCATTGGAAAGGCGGTATAGGCC
Protein-coding regions in this window:
- the hemB gene encoding porphobilinogen synthase, with protein sequence MSSFPQLRLRRLRRSEALRALVRETKVEVGDLIYPLFVVEGDKIKQAISSMPGLYRLSNDLLPKEAEEIAKLGIPAITLFGIPRKKDEIGSSAYHPKGVIQQAIRAIKKTSPELLVITDVCLCEYTSHGHCGVVVDGYVDNDKTLKLLAKTALSHAEAGADMVAPSDMMDGRVKAIRQALDRNGFHNIPILAYAAKYASAFYGPFREAAESAPQFGDRRSYQTDPPNWREALREIEQDIAEGADIVMVKPALPCLDVIRKVRDIFNHPLAAYSVSGEYAMVKAAAQQGWLDERGIVLEILTAIKRAGADIIITYYAKEAAHWL